A genome region from Manihot esculenta cultivar AM560-2 chromosome 5, M.esculenta_v8, whole genome shotgun sequence includes the following:
- the LOC110615236 gene encoding tubulin beta-6 chain, translating to MREILHVQGGQCGNQIGSKFWEVVCDEHGIDPTGRYTGSSDLQLERVNVYYNEASCGRFVPRAVLMDLEPGTMDSVRTGPYGQIFRPDNFVFGQSGAGNNWAKGHYTEGAELIDAVLDVVRKEAENCDCLQGFQVCHSLGGGTGSGMGTLLISKIREEYPDRMMLTFSVFPSPKVSDTVVEPYNATLSVHQLVENADECMVLDNEALYDICFRTLKLTTPSFGDLNHLISATMSGVTCCLRFPGQLNSDLRKLAVNLIPFPRLHFFMVGFAPLTSRGSQQYRALTVPELTQQMWDAKNMMCAADPRHGRYLTASAMFRGKMSTKEVDEQMINVQNKNSSYFVEWIPNNVKSSVCDIPPRGLSMASTFIGNSTSIQEMFRRVSEQFTAMFRRKAFLHWYTGEGMDEMEFTEAESNMNDLVSEYQQYQDATAEDELDYEEEEEGVADM from the exons ATGAGAGAAATTCTTCACGTTCAAGGTGGACAATGTGGTAACCAGATCGGATCCAAGTTCTGGGAGGTCGTTTGCGACGAGCACGGTATTGACCCAACTGGAAGATACACAGGTTCCTCGGATCTGCAGTTGGAGCGCGTCAATGTGTACTATAATGAAGCCTCGTGCGGGCGATTTGTCCCTCGTGCTGTGCTTATGGATCTTGAGCCTGGTACCATGGACAGTGTGAGGACTGGTCCCTATGGTCAAATCTTCCGGCCTGATAACTTTGTGTTCGGGCAATCTGGTGCTGGAAATAATTGGGCCAAGGGGCATTACACTGAGGGAGCGGAGCTGATTGATGCAGTTCTCGATGTTGTGCGGAAGGAGGCTGAGAACTGTGACTGTCTTCAAG GTTTTCAAGTTTGCCACTCACTTGGTGGTGGAACTGGTTCGGGAATGGGAACTCTTTTGATTTCtaagatcagggaggaataccctGACAGAATGATGCTCACTTTCTCTGTGTTCCCTTCACCCAAGGTTTCAGATACTGTTGTTGAGCCATACAATGCCACCCTTTCTGTACATCAGTTAGTTGAGAATGCTGATGAGTGCATGGTGCTGGATAATGAGGCTTTGTATGACATCTGTTTTAGGACACTCAAGTTAACCACTCCCAGCT TTGGTGATCTGAATCATCTGATCTCTGCAACTATGAGTGGGGTTACCTGCTGCCTTAGGTTTCCTGGTCAGCTTAACTCTGATCTTAGGAAGCTTGCAGTGAATCTCATCCCCTTCCCCCGTTTACACTTCTTTATGGTTGGATTTGCTCCTCTGACATCACGTGGTTCCCAGCAGTACCGAGCACTAACTGTCCCAGAACTTACTCAGCAAATGTGGGATGCCAAGAACATGATGTGTGCTGCAGACCCACGCCATGGGCGCTACCTGACTGCCTCAGCCATGTTCAGGGGTAAGATGAGCACAAAAGAAGTGGATGAACAGATGATCAATGTCCAAAACAAGAATTCCTCTTACTTTGTTGAGTGGATCCCTAACAATGTCAAGTCTAGCGTGTGTGATATTCCTCCTAGGGGACTCTCTATGGCATCAACCTTCATTGGTAACTCAACCTCAATCCAGGAAATGTTCAGGCGTGTGAGTGAGCAATTCACAGCCATGTTCAGGAGAAAGGCTTTCTTGCATTGGTACACTGGGGAAGGTATGGATGAAATGGAGTTCACAGAGGCTGAGAGCAACATGAATGATCTTGTCTCTGAATATCAGCAATACCAGGATGCCACAGCTGAAGACGAGCTCGACTATGAGGAAGAAGAGGAAGGGGTTGCTGATATGTAA
- the LOC110615868 gene encoding stomatal closure-related actin-binding protein 1 isoform X1 — protein sequence MISASFLKSQSAHFCMLSSLLFSFLLLQLFLKIIILSLSQYSIKIFRFPAALPFASDPIFFKSPLLIFPFLLPFPVFSLSDSEFGIMTRLSRGFAHTIQRDTVPAVSADVVFASSRFPNYKLGANNQILDAKDDPKVLTMKEVVARETAMLLEQQNRLSVRDLASKFEKGLAAATKLSEEARLREAASLEKHVLLKKLRDALESLRGRVAGRNKDDVEEAIAMVEALAVQLTQREGELIQEKAEVKKLASFLKQASEDAKRLVDEERAFARAEIESARAAVQRVEEALQEHERMSRTSGKQDLEELMKEVQEARRIKMLHQPSKVMDMEHELRALRIQLEEKSKRSLLLQKELARSKRSEQNICQSYELDGSEALGSCLHISPCFDNAPELSKCSIQWYRLSTEGARKEPISGATKSVYAPEPFDVGRVLRAEIIAESLQVTLTTTGAIDPAAGLGSYVEALVRKHDVEFNVVVTQMNCVDHKSESIHVLHVGKMRMKLCRGKTTVTKEYYSPSMQLCGVRGGGNAAAQALYWQANKGISFVLAFESERERNAAIMLARRFAFDCNIILAGPDDRSPVGT from the exons ATGATATCGGCGTCCTTTTTGAAAAGCCAGTCAGCTCACTTTTGTATGCTATCCTCTTTGcttttttcctttcttcttcttcaattgTTCCTGAAAATTATCATTCTGTCTCTCTCCCAATACTCTATCAAGATTTTTCGTTTCCCAGCAGCCCTACCATTCGCATCTGATCCAATATTCTTTAAATCCCCATtgcttatttttccttttttattgcCCTTTCCTGTATTTTCATTATCT GATAGTGAGTTTGGAATAATGACAAGGTTAAGCCGTGGTTTTGCACATACTATTCAGAGAGATACTGTTCCAGCTGTATCAGCTGATGTTGTATTTGCTTCGAGTCGTTTTCCTAATTACAAACTTGGAGCGAACAATCAGATTTTGGATGCAAAGGATGACCCAAAAGTACTGACCATGAAGGAGGTTGTGGCCCGCGAGACTGCAATGCTTTTGGAACAGCAGAATCGCCTCTCTGTTCGTGACCTTGCCAGTAAATTTGAGAAGGGTTTGGCTGCTGCTACTAAGTTGTCTGAAGAG GCTCGACTCAGAGAGGCAGCTTCATTAGAAAAACATGTTCTTTTAAAGAAGCTTAGAGATGCACTAGAATCCTTAAGAGGGCGTGTGGCAGGCAGAAACAAGGATGATGTAGAAGAAGCTATTGCAATG GTGGAAGCTTTAGCCGTTCAGCTGACTCAAAGGGAAGGAGAGTTAATTCAAGAAAAAGCAGAAGTGAAGAAGCTAGCTAGTTTTCTTAAGCAG GCTTCAGAAGATGCCAAGAGACTTGTTGATGAGGAAAGAGCTTTTGCTCGTGCAGAAATTGAGAGTGCTAGAGCAGCAGTTCAGAGGGTGGAAGAAGCCCTTCAAGAACATGAACGGATGTCTCGAACTTCAGGGAAGCAG GACCTGGAGGAATTAATGAAGGAGGTTCAAGAGGCTCGAAGGATCAAAATGCTGCATCAGCCAAGCAAG GTTATGGACATGGAACATGAACTACGTGCGCTGAGGATTCAACTTGAAGAGAAGTCCAAACGTTCTCTTCTACTTCAGAAAGAG TTGGCAAGGAGCAAGAGATCTGAGCAGAACATATGCCAATCATATGAATTAGATGGCTCTGAAGCTCTGGGTTCTTGTTTACATATCAGTCCTTGCTTTGATAATGCTCCAGAACTTTCTAAGTGTTCAATTCAGTGGTATCGTTTGTCAACTGAAGGTGCCAGGAAGGAACCTATATCAG GAGCAACCAAGTCTGTTTATGCTCCAGAACCTTTTGATGTCGGGCGAGTCCTGCGAGCAGAAATTATTGCTGAAAGTCTTCAAGTCACGTTGACAACCACTGGTGCAATTGATCCTG CTGCTGGTCTTGGGAGCTATGTGGAGGCACTTGTGCGGAAACATGATGTTGAATTCAAT GTAGTTGTTACCCAGATGAATTGTGTAGATCATAAATCAGAATCCATTCATGTGCTACATGTGGGAAAGATGAGGATGAAGCTTTGTAGAGGAAAGACGACAGTTACTAAAGAGTACTACTCCCCTTCAATGCAG CTATGTGGAGTTAGAGGAGGTGGGAATGCTGCAGCACAGGCCTTGTATTGGCAAGCGAATAAAGGGATTTCCTTTGTGTTAGCATTTGAATCAGAGAGGGAAAGAAATGCAGCCATTATGCTTGCAAGAAGATTTGCCTTTGATTGCAAT ATCATTCTTGCTGGACCTGACGACCGATCTCCGGTGGGAACTTAA
- the LOC110615868 gene encoding stomatal closure-related actin-binding protein 1 isoform X2, with product MTRLSRGFAHTIQRDTVPAVSADVVFASSRFPNYKLGANNQILDAKDDPKVLTMKEVVARETAMLLEQQNRLSVRDLASKFEKGLAAATKLSEEARLREAASLEKHVLLKKLRDALESLRGRVAGRNKDDVEEAIAMVEALAVQLTQREGELIQEKAEVKKLASFLKQASEDAKRLVDEERAFARAEIESARAAVQRVEEALQEHERMSRTSGKQDLEELMKEVQEARRIKMLHQPSKVMDMEHELRALRIQLEEKSKRSLLLQKELARSKRSEQNICQSYELDGSEALGSCLHISPCFDNAPELSKCSIQWYRLSTEGARKEPISGATKSVYAPEPFDVGRVLRAEIIAESLQVTLTTTGAIDPAAGLGSYVEALVRKHDVEFNVVVTQMNCVDHKSESIHVLHVGKMRMKLCRGKTTVTKEYYSPSMQLCGVRGGGNAAAQALYWQANKGISFVLAFESERERNAAIMLARRFAFDCNIILAGPDDRSPVGT from the exons ATGACAAGGTTAAGCCGTGGTTTTGCACATACTATTCAGAGAGATACTGTTCCAGCTGTATCAGCTGATGTTGTATTTGCTTCGAGTCGTTTTCCTAATTACAAACTTGGAGCGAACAATCAGATTTTGGATGCAAAGGATGACCCAAAAGTACTGACCATGAAGGAGGTTGTGGCCCGCGAGACTGCAATGCTTTTGGAACAGCAGAATCGCCTCTCTGTTCGTGACCTTGCCAGTAAATTTGAGAAGGGTTTGGCTGCTGCTACTAAGTTGTCTGAAGAG GCTCGACTCAGAGAGGCAGCTTCATTAGAAAAACATGTTCTTTTAAAGAAGCTTAGAGATGCACTAGAATCCTTAAGAGGGCGTGTGGCAGGCAGAAACAAGGATGATGTAGAAGAAGCTATTGCAATG GTGGAAGCTTTAGCCGTTCAGCTGACTCAAAGGGAAGGAGAGTTAATTCAAGAAAAAGCAGAAGTGAAGAAGCTAGCTAGTTTTCTTAAGCAG GCTTCAGAAGATGCCAAGAGACTTGTTGATGAGGAAAGAGCTTTTGCTCGTGCAGAAATTGAGAGTGCTAGAGCAGCAGTTCAGAGGGTGGAAGAAGCCCTTCAAGAACATGAACGGATGTCTCGAACTTCAGGGAAGCAG GACCTGGAGGAATTAATGAAGGAGGTTCAAGAGGCTCGAAGGATCAAAATGCTGCATCAGCCAAGCAAG GTTATGGACATGGAACATGAACTACGTGCGCTGAGGATTCAACTTGAAGAGAAGTCCAAACGTTCTCTTCTACTTCAGAAAGAG TTGGCAAGGAGCAAGAGATCTGAGCAGAACATATGCCAATCATATGAATTAGATGGCTCTGAAGCTCTGGGTTCTTGTTTACATATCAGTCCTTGCTTTGATAATGCTCCAGAACTTTCTAAGTGTTCAATTCAGTGGTATCGTTTGTCAACTGAAGGTGCCAGGAAGGAACCTATATCAG GAGCAACCAAGTCTGTTTATGCTCCAGAACCTTTTGATGTCGGGCGAGTCCTGCGAGCAGAAATTATTGCTGAAAGTCTTCAAGTCACGTTGACAACCACTGGTGCAATTGATCCTG CTGCTGGTCTTGGGAGCTATGTGGAGGCACTTGTGCGGAAACATGATGTTGAATTCAAT GTAGTTGTTACCCAGATGAATTGTGTAGATCATAAATCAGAATCCATTCATGTGCTACATGTGGGAAAGATGAGGATGAAGCTTTGTAGAGGAAAGACGACAGTTACTAAAGAGTACTACTCCCCTTCAATGCAG CTATGTGGAGTTAGAGGAGGTGGGAATGCTGCAGCACAGGCCTTGTATTGGCAAGCGAATAAAGGGATTTCCTTTGTGTTAGCATTTGAATCAGAGAGGGAAAGAAATGCAGCCATTATGCTTGCAAGAAGATTTGCCTTTGATTGCAAT ATCATTCTTGCTGGACCTGACGACCGATCTCCGGTGGGAACTTAA